The Verrucomicrobiota bacterium genome window below encodes:
- a CDS encoding MraY family glycosyltransferase codes for MAFYKTYWVVFIMAGVVSLVLTPLVIWLAKWLDIVDHPGNRKIHQQAVPLLGGLAVAVGMWLPVYALSFHSNLVNSNLFAQGRLVLLILLSGFIMLLVGVVDDIRGLNARKKFLIQLPIAVALVLSGVRFSNITIPGLGTVPLDFIGPLLSIIWIIGITNAINLVDGLDGLAVGVALFAAGTNALIAIIHGNVVAAVLLTALTGACLGFLPYNTNPARVFLGDTGSLFLGMTLAVSSMITAQKGIMATSMLIPVLVLGYPIADTLLSMTRRAIRGKSMFSADAGHIHHRLLHLGLTHRQSAFAIYLVCALFSLLALVSVFQNSLGIAIGLVGVFFVSYTGLRTLGYWKTMVALLNSPERMKFKALNHYAEFAKCKIAIAENQRQIIDLLQGACQEYGKAGVRITLPNPAPNAQAIQYQWFLERDTSQTVPPGLTHDNHEFDSGLKIQFYFIPKANSDELHLEKRNLLAKIAEAADERFSQIMAAPPS; via the coding sequence GTATCACTGGTTTTGACGCCTTTGGTCATCTGGTTGGCCAAATGGCTGGACATCGTGGATCACCCCGGCAACCGTAAAATTCACCAACAAGCCGTGCCGTTGCTCGGCGGCTTGGCCGTGGCCGTCGGCATGTGGTTGCCCGTTTACGCCCTGAGTTTTCACTCGAATCTGGTCAACTCCAACCTCTTTGCGCAAGGGCGTCTGGTGCTCCTGATCCTACTCAGCGGTTTCATAATGCTCCTCGTCGGGGTGGTGGATGACATTCGCGGCCTGAATGCCCGGAAGAAATTTCTCATCCAGTTGCCGATCGCGGTGGCGCTCGTCCTGAGTGGTGTGCGTTTCTCCAATATTACCATCCCCGGCCTCGGAACCGTGCCGCTGGATTTTATTGGCCCGCTTCTCTCCATAATTTGGATCATCGGCATTACCAACGCCATCAACCTGGTGGATGGACTCGACGGTTTGGCGGTAGGTGTGGCTCTGTTTGCCGCCGGCACAAATGCCTTGATTGCCATTATCCATGGGAATGTCGTCGCCGCCGTGCTGCTCACGGCGCTCACCGGCGCTTGTCTCGGTTTTCTCCCCTACAACACCAATCCGGCCCGGGTGTTCCTGGGCGACACCGGCAGTCTGTTTCTCGGCATGACCCTGGCGGTGTCTTCCATGATCACCGCCCAAAAGGGGATCATGGCCACCTCCATGCTCATTCCCGTTCTGGTCCTGGGCTATCCCATCGCCGACACCCTTCTCTCCATGACCCGCCGGGCAATCCGGGGCAAATCCATGTTCTCCGCCGACGCCGGCCACATCCATCATCGCCTGTTGCATCTGGGGTTGACGCATCGGCAATCCGCCTTCGCGATTTACCTGGTATGCGCGCTGTTCAGCCTCCTGGCTTTGGTGAGCGTTTTTCAAAACAGCCTCGGGATTGCCATCGGTTTGGTCGGCGTCTTTTTTGTGAGCTATACCGGGCTGCGCACTTTGGGTTACTGGAAAACCATGGTCGCGCTGTTGAATAGCCCGGAACGGATGAAATTCAAGGCGCTGAACCATTATGCCGAGTTTGCCAAGTGCAAAATCGCCATCGCCGAAAACCAACGCCAGATCATTGACCTATTGCAGGGGGCGTGCCAGGAATACGGCAAAGCCGGGGTCCGCATCACTCTGCCCAACCCCGCGCCAAACGCCCAAGCCATCCAGTACCAGTGGTTTCTCGAACGGGACACTTCCCAAACTGTTCCGCCCGGTCTGACGCATGACAACCATGAGTTTGACTCTGGTTTGAAGATTCAATTTTATTTCATCCCCAAGGCCAACTCCGACGAACTGCACCTCGAAAAACGGAATCTCCTCGCCAAAATCGCCGAAGCCGCCGACGAGCGATTCAGCCAGATTATGGCCGCACCACCATCATGA